The Saccharothrix variisporea genome has a segment encoding these proteins:
- a CDS encoding GMC family oxidoreductase, with the protein MVVGEFDYVVVGAGSAGCVLANRLSADPDVRVALVEAGGTDLANPAVRVPFDLFTLFGSELDWAFTTVPQPELNGRTVPWPRGKGLGGSSTINFQMWVPGHRQDFEPWVEAAGDDWSWEAVAPYFRRTEAWTGDPSEGESYGVDGPLWISPPRDPDPLNARFLAACAELGLKEVVGGLGGGDPTGVALTPLNQLRGARWNSADAYLRPVADRPNLTVLTDLLVHRVVVVDGRATGVETGDGLLTARREVLLSAGAVGSPHLLLLSGIGHGPELRELGIEPVVDLPGVGRNLRDHMFVSAAVRASGEFRLVDADTPENRERYERDRLGPMTSNFAESVAFLRADGGPGAPDVELIFSPVGLTDEGTVPGFGFTVIPLQPRSRGRITLASADPRDAPLIDPGYLSDEEDIRSFVAALRTAERLFATDALRPLVLGPLAPWPGEVDDETLAETVREQASTMFHPVGTCRLGRADDPRAVVDQRLRVRGVEGLRVVDASVIPTLPRGHSHAAVAMLAERAAEFVRDARR; encoded by the coding sequence ATGGTCGTCGGGGAGTTCGACTACGTCGTCGTGGGTGCGGGATCGGCGGGCTGCGTGCTGGCCAACCGGCTCTCCGCCGACCCGGACGTGCGGGTGGCGCTGGTCGAGGCCGGCGGCACCGACCTCGCGAACCCGGCCGTGCGGGTGCCGTTCGACCTGTTCACGCTGTTCGGGTCCGAACTGGACTGGGCGTTCACGACGGTGCCGCAGCCGGAGCTCAACGGTCGCACCGTTCCGTGGCCGCGCGGCAAGGGGCTCGGCGGGTCGTCCACGATCAACTTCCAGATGTGGGTCCCGGGCCACCGGCAGGACTTCGAGCCGTGGGTGGAGGCCGCCGGCGACGACTGGTCGTGGGAGGCGGTCGCGCCGTACTTCCGGCGCACCGAGGCGTGGACCGGTGACCCGTCCGAGGGCGAGAGCTACGGCGTCGACGGTCCACTGTGGATCTCACCGCCGCGCGACCCCGACCCGCTCAACGCGCGGTTCCTCGCCGCCTGCGCCGAACTGGGCCTCAAGGAGGTCGTCGGCGGCCTCGGCGGCGGCGACCCCACGGGCGTCGCGCTCACGCCGCTGAACCAGCTGCGCGGCGCGCGGTGGAACTCCGCGGACGCCTACCTGCGGCCGGTGGCCGACCGGCCGAACCTCACGGTGCTGACCGACCTCCTCGTGCACCGCGTCGTCGTGGTCGACGGCCGGGCCACCGGCGTCGAGACCGGCGACGGCCTGCTCACCGCGCGCCGCGAGGTGCTGCTGAGCGCGGGCGCCGTCGGCTCGCCCCACCTGCTGCTGCTGTCGGGCATCGGGCACGGCCCCGAACTGCGCGAGCTGGGCATCGAGCCCGTCGTGGACCTGCCCGGCGTCGGCCGCAACCTCCGCGACCACATGTTCGTGTCCGCGGCGGTCCGGGCGAGCGGCGAGTTCCGGCTGGTCGACGCCGACACACCGGAGAACCGCGAGCGCTACGAGCGCGACCGGCTCGGCCCGATGACGTCGAACTTCGCCGAGTCCGTCGCGTTCCTGCGCGCGGACGGCGGACCGGGCGCGCCGGACGTGGAGCTGATCTTCTCACCGGTGGGCCTCACCGACGAGGGCACCGTGCCGGGCTTCGGGTTCACCGTGATCCCGCTCCAGCCGCGCAGCAGGGGCCGGATCACGCTCGCGAGCGCCGACCCGCGGGACGCGCCGCTGATCGACCCCGGCTACCTCAGCGACGAGGAGGACATCCGCTCGTTCGTCGCGGCGCTGCGCACGGCCGAGCGGCTGTTCGCCACCGACGCGCTGCGCCCGCTCGTGCTGGGGCCGCTGGCGCCCTGGCCCGGCGAGGTCGACGACGAGACGCTCGCGGAGACCGTCCGCGAGCAAGCCAGCACCATGTTCCACCCGGTCGGCACCTGCCGGCTGGGTCGGGCCGACGACCCGCGCGCGGTCGTCGACCAGCGGCTGCGGGTCCGCGGCGTCGAGGGCCTGCGCGTCGTGGACGCGTCGGTCATCCCGACGTTGCCGCGCGGCCACAGCCACGCCGCGGTGGCGATGCTCGCCGAGCGGGCCGCGGAGTTCGTCCGAGACGCCCGGCGCTGA
- a CDS encoding MFS transporter, translated as METRSTLFKQLIPLSVALFAVGTDGFVIAGLLPQIAADLGVGVSAAGQLVTAFALAFAVSAPIVGAVTSSMDRRNALYLALAVFIAGNAITAIGPNYQVVMIARIITAIGAGLIGSASFSAAAAIAPEARRGQALAFVMGGLTLAIAFGLPAGTLIGGADWRITLWVVAGIGVVALLGVAVALPPIMLPADSLKARLQPLRQGWVFGVLLVTMASLAGTHVLYTYISPAVEGATAGSTTALTVILLAWGVGNMVGNTVAGRLADRFPPEHVATGGLVAAAVLLAVSPLAVTNMAVAVVWAVLWGVFVSLPVVPQQSRFVTLAPTASAVLLGLNNSAIYVGVALGGALGGLLQEQITPARLGLVAAGISLAGALVNLGTRRTSTASTSTEPAPQAA; from the coding sequence TTGGAAACTCGGAGCACGCTGTTCAAGCAACTCATCCCGTTGTCGGTGGCCCTCTTCGCGGTCGGCACCGACGGGTTCGTCATCGCCGGCCTGCTCCCGCAGATCGCCGCCGACCTCGGGGTCGGCGTCTCCGCGGCAGGGCAGCTCGTCACCGCCTTCGCGTTGGCGTTCGCGGTCTCGGCGCCGATCGTCGGCGCGGTGACCAGCTCGATGGACCGCCGGAACGCCCTGTACCTGGCGCTCGCGGTGTTCATCGCGGGCAACGCGATCACGGCGATCGGTCCCAACTACCAGGTCGTGATGATCGCCCGGATCATCACGGCGATCGGCGCGGGCCTGATCGGCTCGGCGTCGTTCAGCGCCGCCGCGGCCATCGCGCCGGAAGCGCGGCGCGGCCAGGCACTCGCGTTCGTGATGGGCGGTCTCACCCTCGCCATCGCGTTCGGCCTGCCCGCCGGCACGTTGATCGGCGGCGCGGACTGGCGGATCACCCTGTGGGTGGTGGCCGGCATCGGCGTCGTGGCGCTGCTGGGCGTCGCGGTGGCGCTGCCGCCGATCATGCTGCCGGCCGACAGCCTGAAGGCCCGCCTCCAGCCGCTGCGGCAGGGCTGGGTGTTCGGGGTGCTGCTGGTGACGATGGCGAGCCTGGCCGGCACGCACGTGCTGTACACCTACATCAGCCCGGCCGTCGAGGGCGCCACCGCGGGCTCCACCACGGCGCTGACGGTGATCCTGCTGGCGTGGGGCGTGGGCAACATGGTCGGCAACACGGTGGCAGGCCGACTGGCCGACCGCTTCCCACCGGAGCACGTGGCCACCGGCGGTCTGGTGGCCGCCGCGGTACTGCTGGCCGTCAGCCCGCTCGCGGTGACCAACATGGCGGTGGCGGTCGTGTGGGCGGTGCTGTGGGGCGTCTTCGTCTCACTGCCGGTCGTGCCACAGCAGAGCCGCTTCGTCACACTGGCACCAACCGCGTCCGCGGTCCTGCTGGGCCTGAACAACTCCGCGATCTACGTCGGTGTGGCCCTGGGCGGCGCGCTGGGCGGCCTGCTCCAGGAGCAGATCACCCCCGCCCGGCTCGGCCTGGTAGCCGCCGGCATCAGCCTCGCGGGCGCACTGGTCAACCTCGGCACGCGCCGCACGTCAACCGCGTCGACAAGCACGGAACCCGCCCCCCAGGCCGCCTGA
- a CDS encoding acyl-CoA dehydrogenase family protein codes for MTTAETEFADVLEAVRGVVPTLRENGRQAEQQRWIPEENLQLLDKAGVFRLATERRHGGLDASLAQQVEVLAEIARGCPSTGWVSAVWLASSWVARGHSPEAKEEIFATPSVRVSGVFSPVPTATLTPVDGGYLLNGTWKFNTGCRGADWNGMSATLTLPDGTAEEMATIVPISEFEFADDWHVSSVAATGSSTTTAKDVFVPTHRVQKLGVVMAGVESRSQPGRTDRDYSLGEFAVAQAVGVFLGIAQGALELFLERLPGRGIAYTAWSKQSEHPYTQIQVGTVAAKIAAARGLSAEVNDLVQRRADEGVELSVVEKGKVRGDSAYAMQLTREAVEILYNASGATGIQLSVPLQRFHRDIQGLSLHGLSLLSTNMEIYGRALLGLDADGAF; via the coding sequence ATGACCACGGCCGAAACTGAGTTCGCCGACGTGCTGGAGGCGGTGCGGGGCGTTGTGCCGACGCTCCGGGAGAACGGCCGGCAGGCCGAGCAGCAGCGCTGGATCCCGGAGGAGAACCTGCAGCTGCTGGACAAGGCGGGCGTGTTCCGCCTGGCGACCGAGCGCCGCCACGGCGGCCTGGACGCCTCGCTCGCCCAGCAGGTCGAGGTGCTGGCCGAGATCGCGCGCGGCTGTCCGTCCACCGGCTGGGTGTCGGCCGTGTGGCTGGCCAGCTCGTGGGTGGCGCGCGGCCACTCGCCGGAGGCCAAGGAGGAGATCTTCGCGACCCCGTCGGTGCGCGTGTCCGGCGTGTTCAGCCCGGTGCCGACCGCGACCCTCACCCCGGTGGACGGCGGCTACCTGCTCAACGGCACCTGGAAGTTCAACACCGGCTGCCGGGGCGCCGACTGGAACGGCATGAGCGCCACCCTGACGCTGCCAGACGGCACCGCCGAGGAGATGGCGACCATCGTCCCGATCTCGGAGTTCGAGTTCGCCGACGACTGGCACGTGTCCTCCGTCGCCGCCACCGGCAGCTCCACCACCACCGCCAAGGACGTCTTCGTCCCCACGCACCGCGTGCAGAAGCTGGGCGTGGTGATGGCGGGCGTGGAGAGCCGGTCGCAGCCGGGCCGGACCGACCGCGACTACTCGCTCGGCGAGTTCGCCGTGGCGCAGGCGGTCGGCGTGTTCCTCGGCATCGCGCAGGGCGCGCTGGAGCTGTTCCTGGAGCGCCTGCCCGGCCGGGGCATCGCCTACACCGCCTGGAGCAAGCAGAGCGAACACCCGTACACCCAGATCCAGGTGGGAACCGTCGCGGCGAAGATCGCCGCCGCGCGCGGCCTGTCCGCCGAGGTGAACGACCTGGTGCAGCGGCGCGCCGACGAGGGCGTCGAGCTGTCGGTCGTGGAGAAGGGCAAGGTCCGCGGCGACAGCGCCTACGCCATGCAGCTCACCCGCGAGGCCGTGGAAATCCTGTACAACGCCAGCGGCGCCACGGGCATCCAGCTCAGCGTGCCGCTGCAACGGTTCCACCGCGACATCCAGGGCCTCTCACTGCACGGCCTGTCGCTGCTGAGCACCAACATGGAGATCTACGGCCGCGCCCTACTCGGCCTGGACGCCGACGGCGCTTTCTGA
- a CDS encoding maleylpyruvate isomerase N-terminal domain-containing protein, with translation MSTSWADLVLTTAHECADVLAKGADGVWSRPAGDVDWSCRAVLDHVAVGQVGYAGLVVAQPRDRYVTLFTGLDAGAPIERCLESLRVGGTLLSWAIEKAPADLRAWHPWGTTDVTGIAAMAVMELAVHTYDIAHGLGLGWVPPDEWLPDVLARLFPDAPHGHTPADTLLHSTGRTDLPGLPRRRSWRVHAAPRPARNAG, from the coding sequence GTGAGCACCTCTTGGGCCGATCTCGTCCTGACCACCGCGCACGAGTGCGCCGACGTGCTGGCGAAGGGCGCGGACGGGGTCTGGTCCCGCCCCGCGGGCGACGTCGACTGGAGCTGCCGCGCCGTGCTCGACCACGTGGCCGTCGGCCAGGTCGGCTACGCGGGCCTGGTCGTCGCGCAGCCGCGGGACCGCTACGTCACGCTGTTCACCGGGCTCGACGCCGGCGCGCCGATCGAGCGCTGCCTGGAGAGCCTCCGCGTCGGCGGCACCCTGCTGTCGTGGGCGATCGAGAAGGCGCCCGCCGACCTGCGCGCCTGGCACCCGTGGGGCACCACCGACGTCACCGGGATCGCCGCCATGGCGGTGATGGAGCTGGCCGTGCACACCTACGACATCGCGCACGGCCTCGGCCTGGGCTGGGTCCCGCCCGACGAGTGGTTGCCCGACGTGCTGGCACGCCTGTTCCCCGACGCGCCGCACGGCCACACCCCGGCCGACACCCTCCTGCACAGCACCGGCCGCACGGACTTGCCCGGCCTGCCCCGGCGGCGCTCGTGGCGGGTGCACGCCGCACCCCGCCCCGCGCGGAACGCGGGGTGA
- a CDS encoding acyl-CoA dehydrogenase family protein — protein sequence MAVETVLDAVREIVPVLRRNGEESEARRWVVEENLQLLDKAGVFRTATPRRFGGLDLSLADQARVLTEIARGCPSTGWVSFVWLTSNWTATLYPDRAQEEVFAAGSVRISSAFAPTGRLTSTADGYRLTGSWRYNSGVKGADWDFLAAVRDGDEHDEVMVLVPVSELSLADDWDVTSGGATGSVTVTAQDVFVPAHRAVGFGDAFAGTTGDRANTGATGRNYGVLAFIMAEAAAVFIGIAKGALELFLERVPGRGITYTNWTDQSQHPLTQVQVATAANKIAAAEALSGTWLELLQRRADAGEQPTDTEKAVIRGQVGFAVQLCREAVEVLYGASGGSVIQRNSPIQRFHRDIQGFSLHALAQPNVNLELQGRVLLGLDPGTYFL from the coding sequence ATGGCCGTGGAGACGGTGCTCGACGCGGTGCGGGAGATCGTGCCCGTCCTGCGCAGGAACGGTGAGGAGTCCGAGGCGCGGCGGTGGGTGGTCGAGGAGAACCTGCAGCTGCTGGACAAGGCGGGGGTGTTCCGCACGGCGACGCCACGCCGGTTCGGCGGCCTCGACCTGAGCCTCGCCGACCAGGCGCGGGTGCTGACCGAGATCGCCCGCGGCTGCCCGTCCACGGGCTGGGTGTCGTTCGTGTGGTTGACCAGCAACTGGACGGCGACGCTGTACCCGGACCGGGCGCAGGAGGAGGTGTTCGCCGCGGGCTCGGTGCGCATCTCCAGCGCGTTCGCCCCGACGGGCCGGCTGACCTCGACCGCCGACGGCTACCGGCTCACCGGGTCGTGGCGGTACAACTCCGGCGTCAAGGGCGCGGACTGGGACTTCCTCGCCGCCGTGCGCGACGGCGACGAGCACGACGAGGTGATGGTGCTTGTGCCGGTGTCGGAGCTGTCGCTGGCCGACGACTGGGACGTGACGTCGGGCGGCGCGACCGGCAGCGTCACCGTGACCGCCCAGGACGTTTTCGTGCCGGCGCACCGCGCGGTGGGTTTCGGTGACGCCTTCGCGGGCACCACCGGCGACCGCGCGAACACCGGGGCCACCGGCCGCAACTACGGCGTGCTGGCGTTCATCATGGCCGAGGCGGCGGCGGTGTTCATCGGCATCGCCAAGGGCGCGCTGGAGTTGTTCCTGGAGCGTGTGCCGGGCCGCGGGATCACGTACACGAACTGGACCGACCAGAGCCAGCACCCGCTGACGCAGGTGCAGGTCGCCACGGCGGCCAACAAGATCGCGGCGGCCGAGGCGCTGTCCGGGACGTGGCTGGAGCTGCTCCAGCGGCGCGCCGACGCGGGGGAGCAGCCGACCGACACCGAGAAGGCGGTGATCCGCGGGCAGGTGGGCTTCGCGGTGCAGCTGTGCCGGGAGGCGGTCGAGGTGCTGTACGGCGCGAGCGGCGGCTCGGTCATCCAGCGGAACTCGCCGATCCAGCGCTTCCACCGGGACATCCAGGGCTTCTCCCTGCACGCCCTCGCGCAACCGAACGTGAACCTCGAACTCCAGGGCCGGGTCCTGCTCGGGCTCGACCCCGGCACGTACTTCCTGTGA
- a CDS encoding transketolase family protein, whose protein sequence is MSTVLSGRDAYRAELAELARHDPRLLCFEADLGGRKHPFAQEHPDRFFNLGIAEATMIDMAAALASAGYRPFVSTFAPFATLRAAESMKLSMGYMGAGVVVVAPYSGVSGAWFGTTHHCLEDLAVVQSFPGITIAAPHGEAETRAVIRAAAAGSGPVYVRTGRSAAAVSLPLDGEPPLVNWASSGSSDVCLVSVGEVGTELALEACARRPDLGHAHLCFVDHASLTAVASELRRSRYSRFVVVEEHRPAGGVASTLALLVPEVAVVGVNAGMTWPSEGGDHGEVLSGLGLDLAHVLAAV, encoded by the coding sequence GTGAGCACTGTGTTGAGCGGGCGGGACGCGTACCGCGCGGAGTTGGCGGAACTGGCCCGCCACGACCCGCGCCTGCTGTGCTTCGAAGCGGACCTCGGCGGCCGCAAGCACCCGTTCGCACAGGAACACCCGGACCGGTTCTTCAACCTCGGCATCGCCGAGGCCACCATGATCGACATGGCGGCCGCGTTGGCCTCGGCGGGCTACCGGCCGTTCGTCAGCACGTTCGCACCATTCGCAACCTTGCGCGCCGCGGAGAGCATGAAGCTGAGCATGGGGTACATGGGCGCCGGTGTGGTCGTGGTCGCGCCCTACTCCGGCGTGTCGGGGGCGTGGTTCGGCACCACCCACCACTGCCTGGAGGACCTGGCCGTGGTGCAGAGCTTCCCCGGCATCACGATCGCCGCCCCTCACGGCGAAGCCGAGACCCGAGCGGTGATCCGCGCCGCCGCCGCCGGATCGGGCCCGGTCTACGTCCGGACCGGGCGCAGCGCCGCGGCGGTCAGCCTGCCCCTGGACGGCGAGCCGCCCCTGGTGAACTGGGCGAGCTCCGGGTCGTCGGACGTGTGCCTGGTGTCGGTGGGCGAGGTCGGCACGGAGCTGGCGCTGGAGGCCTGCGCGCGGCGGCCGGACCTGGGGCACGCGCACCTGTGCTTCGTCGACCACGCGTCGCTGACGGCGGTGGCTTCGGAACTGCGGCGCTCGCGGTACTCGCGGTTCGTGGTGGTGGAGGAACACCGCCCCGCCGGCGGGGTGGCGAGCACGTTGGCGCTGCTGGTGCCGGAGGTCGCGGTGGTCGGGGTCAACGCGGGGATGACGTGGCCGTCCGAAGGCGGCGATCACGGCGAGGTGCTGAGCGGGCTCGGCCTGGACCTGGCCCACGTGCTGGCCGCGGTCTGA
- a CDS encoding 1-deoxy-D-xylulose-5-phosphate synthase N-terminal domain-containing protein, giving the protein MTRVGTSVEVLREQAVRARRLVVDMAAQPTGCHLGGSLSVVDILVAAFDRAAEDDGTEVVLSKGHAAAALYAALHVSGRLAENPAPLYGLAGHHYTGHPSPAVPGVRFPTGSLGHGVPYAVGWALARRLSGGTGLGIAVTGDGELQEGLVWEACQVAAAQRLANLVVVVDRNGGQNDGLVADISPLPDLGARFAAFGFDVSEVDGHDIGAVRALLDGVGSRPHAVIAHTVKGKGVPPVEGKAGAHYVTIDAARAAKWKRMIR; this is encoded by the coding sequence ATGACCAGGGTGGGCACGTCGGTGGAGGTGCTGCGGGAACAGGCGGTGCGGGCGCGGCGGCTGGTGGTCGACATGGCGGCCCAGCCCACCGGGTGCCACCTGGGCGGGAGCTTGTCCGTGGTGGACATCCTGGTCGCCGCGTTCGACCGGGCGGCGGAGGACGACGGCACCGAGGTCGTGCTGAGCAAGGGACACGCGGCGGCGGCGCTGTACGCGGCGCTGCACGTGTCGGGGCGGCTGGCGGAGAACCCCGCGCCGCTGTACGGGCTGGCGGGCCACCACTACACCGGCCACCCGAGCCCGGCGGTGCCCGGCGTGCGGTTCCCGACCGGCAGCCTCGGGCACGGCGTGCCGTACGCGGTGGGCTGGGCGCTGGCGCGGCGGCTGTCCGGCGGGACCGGGCTCGGCATCGCGGTGACCGGTGACGGCGAGCTCCAGGAGGGACTGGTGTGGGAGGCGTGCCAGGTCGCCGCGGCGCAGCGGTTGGCCAACCTGGTCGTCGTCGTGGACCGCAACGGCGGGCAGAACGACGGCCTGGTCGCCGACATCTCGCCGTTGCCCGACCTGGGCGCCCGCTTCGCCGCGTTCGGCTTTGACGTGTCCGAAGTGGACGGTCACGACATCGGTGCCGTGCGTGCGCTCCTGGACGGCGTGGGCTCCCGGCCGCACGCGGTCATCGCGCACACCGTGAAGGGCAAGGGCGTGCCGCCGGTGGAGGGCAAGGCGGGCGCGCACTACGTGACCATCGACGCGGCGAGGGCGGCCAAGTGGAAGCGGATGATCAGGTGA
- a CDS encoding M20/M25/M40 family metallo-hydrolase: MRTALHVVKLGSATMAHPAVFAEVAELARRARVLLVAGGAAGIAAHYREIGREVPLLRLRNGDEVRHCTPEEMAHLVDAYERVTLPGVRSGLSAHGLAVFTATGASGLATATPAGPLRASVEGKQRIVRDHRIGTVSSVDTGRLAALLDAYDVVVLSPPVAASDGGTPLNVDADVLAAELSNALHADHLRLVTGTPGLLADRDDPATTVTDLHPGEGAAHAGGRMRQKVRAAELALRGSADVAITGPHTLHNPAGTSRFWPAPPPRDELTLLSRVVAIPSVSHDEGELARYLVGWCAERGIDAFVDEVGNFVATKGEAATRGEAGAARRLLMLGHLDTVPFHWPVRWDGDVLTGRGSVDAKGCLANFVEVLAAIDVPPGYQLRVVGAVEEEVSSSRGAFHVRDHYPADAVIVGEPSGVDAVTLGYFGLFKLRLSVRTPTGHSAGKEAVTAPDALIALAQDVRDDVLKLMPEALSALISLDSAHRHDHHTAEAVLNFRVPPGADLDAVTAAALRHRSVEVLRRTPGHAGKRSTVLAKAFGRAFARQGLRPRYLVKKGTSDMNTLATTWRDVPMVAYGPGDSALDHTDDERITGADYVTARAVLADAVAHWIALTGAG; encoded by the coding sequence ATGAGAACCGCGCTGCACGTGGTGAAGCTCGGCAGCGCGACTATGGCGCACCCCGCGGTGTTCGCCGAGGTCGCCGAACTGGCTCGGCGGGCGCGGGTGCTCCTCGTCGCCGGTGGCGCGGCGGGCATCGCGGCGCACTACCGGGAGATCGGCCGCGAGGTGCCGCTGCTGCGGTTGCGCAACGGCGACGAGGTCCGGCACTGCACGCCCGAGGAGATGGCGCACCTGGTCGACGCGTACGAGCGGGTCACGCTGCCCGGCGTGCGGTCCGGGCTGTCGGCGCACGGGCTCGCGGTGTTCACCGCCACCGGGGCGTCCGGGCTGGCCACCGCGACACCGGCCGGTCCGCTGCGGGCATCGGTCGAGGGCAAGCAGCGGATCGTGCGCGACCACCGCATCGGCACGGTGTCCTCTGTGGACACCGGACGGCTGGCCGCGCTGCTCGACGCGTACGACGTCGTCGTGCTGTCGCCGCCCGTGGCGGCCTCGGACGGCGGCACGCCCCTGAACGTGGACGCCGACGTGCTGGCCGCCGAGCTGTCCAACGCCCTGCACGCCGACCACCTGCGGCTGGTCACCGGCACACCGGGGCTGCTCGCCGACCGGGACGACCCGGCCACGACGGTCACCGACCTGCACCCGGGCGAGGGGGCCGCGCACGCGGGCGGCCGGATGCGGCAGAAGGTCCGCGCCGCCGAACTGGCGTTGCGCGGCAGCGCGGACGTCGCCATCACCGGACCGCACACCTTGCACAACCCGGCCGGTACCAGCCGGTTCTGGCCCGCGCCGCCGCCCCGGGACGAGCTGACCCTGCTCAGCCGGGTGGTGGCCATCCCCTCGGTGTCCCACGACGAGGGCGAGCTGGCCCGGTACCTGGTCGGCTGGTGCGCCGAGCGCGGGATCGACGCGTTCGTGGACGAGGTCGGCAACTTCGTCGCCACCAAGGGCGAGGCCGCGACCCGGGGCGAGGCCGGCGCGGCGCGGCGGCTGCTGATGCTCGGCCACCTGGACACCGTGCCGTTCCACTGGCCGGTGCGCTGGGACGGCGACGTGCTCACCGGGCGCGGCAGCGTGGACGCCAAGGGATGCCTGGCGAACTTCGTCGAGGTGCTCGCCGCCATCGACGTGCCGCCCGGGTACCAGCTGCGGGTGGTCGGGGCGGTGGAGGAGGAGGTGTCGTCCTCGCGCGGCGCGTTCCACGTCCGCGACCACTACCCGGCCGACGCGGTCATCGTCGGCGAGCCGAGCGGGGTGGACGCGGTGACCCTGGGATACTTCGGGTTGTTCAAGCTGCGGCTGTCGGTGCGCACGCCCACCGGGCACTCGGCGGGCAAGGAGGCCGTGACCGCCCCGGACGCCCTGATCGCGCTGGCCCAGGACGTCCGGGACGACGTGCTGAAGCTCATGCCCGAGGCGTTGAGCGCGCTGATCTCCCTGGACAGCGCGCACCGGCACGACCACCACACGGCGGAAGCGGTGCTCAACTTCCGCGTCCCGCCCGGCGCGGACCTGGACGCGGTCACCGCCGCGGCCCTGCGGCACCGGTCGGTGGAGGTCCTGCGGCGCACACCGGGACACGCGGGCAAGCGGTCCACCGTGCTGGCCAAGGCGTTCGGCCGGGCGTTCGCGCGACAGGGGCTGCGGCCGCGGTACCTGGTGAAGAAGGGCACCTCCGACATGAACACGCTCGCCACGACGTGGCGGGACGTGCCCATGGTGGCCTACGGGCCGGGCGACTCGGCCTTGGACCACACCGACGACGAGCGGATCACCGGGGCGGACTACGTGACCGCGCGAGCCGTGCTGGCCGACGCCGTCGCGCACTGGATCGCGTTGACGGGAGCGGGATGA
- the argC gene encoding N-acetyl-gamma-glutamyl-phosphate reductase produces the protein MAESARAGRDGETGKVRVAVVGATGYTGAELVRLLLDHPHVELAFLSSERSAGKPVDRVLSSVRNHPAAAGLKLRPLAELSDVDMAFGCLPGGELPGRMPLLAERAKHVVNLAGDFRLTDPVAAARHYPGSASWTEPFSYHVPEFGEPGERFLNLPGCMAVTSIYALYPLLAEGLVEPDPVVDAKTGSSGSGRTSTEHPADRFGNFRAHKPHGHRHGPEVAQALRSLTGVDVDLQFSTHSLDVARGILVTAYSRLRSGVSEVDVKRAYVKAYRRTPFVRVRNHGLPALKTVVGSNVAEVAPQVQGDRCVTIAALDNLVKGAAGQAVQTLNQVFGLPEHTGLPFTAVAP, from the coding sequence TTGGCTGAGTCGGCGCGGGCTGGGAGGGACGGCGAGACGGGAAAGGTGCGGGTCGCGGTGGTCGGCGCCACCGGGTACACCGGGGCCGAGCTGGTCCGGCTGCTGCTCGACCACCCGCACGTGGAACTGGCCTTCCTGTCGTCGGAGCGCAGCGCGGGCAAGCCGGTCGACCGGGTGTTGTCGTCGGTGCGGAACCACCCGGCGGCCGCGGGGCTGAAGCTGCGCCCGCTGGCTGAACTGTCCGATGTGGACATGGCATTCGGCTGCCTGCCCGGCGGGGAGCTGCCGGGCCGCATGCCGCTGCTGGCCGAACGCGCCAAGCACGTGGTCAACCTGGCCGGCGACTTCCGGCTCACCGACCCCGTCGCGGCGGCGCGGCACTACCCGGGGTCGGCGTCGTGGACCGAGCCGTTCTCCTACCACGTGCCGGAGTTCGGCGAGCCGGGCGAGAGGTTCCTGAACCTGCCCGGCTGCATGGCCGTCACGTCGATCTACGCGCTGTACCCGCTGCTGGCCGAGGGGTTGGTCGAGCCGGACCCGGTGGTGGACGCCAAGACCGGGTCCAGCGGCAGCGGCCGGACGTCGACCGAGCACCCCGCCGACCGGTTCGGCAACTTCCGGGCGCACAAACCGCACGGCCACCGGCACGGGCCGGAGGTGGCGCAGGCGTTGCGCTCGCTGACCGGGGTGGACGTGGACCTCCAGTTCTCCACGCACAGCCTGGACGTGGCGCGCGGCATCCTGGTGACGGCGTACTCGCGGCTCCGGTCGGGAGTGTCCGAAGTGGACGTCAAGCGCGCGTACGTCAAGGCGTACCGGCGGACGCCGTTCGTCCGGGTCCGCAACCACGGCCTGCCCGCGCTCAAGACGGTCGTCGGGTCGAACGTCGCCGAGGTCGCGCCGCAGGTGCAGGGTGACCGGTGCGTCACGATCGCCGCACTGGACAACCTGGTCAAGGGCGCGGCCGGGCAGGCGGTGCAGACGCTGAACCAGGTGTTCGGATTGCCCGAGCACACCGGTCTGCCGTTCACGGCGGTGGCACCATGA